A single region of the Pseudomonas sp. VD-NE ins genome encodes:
- the rfbG gene encoding CDP-glucose 4,6-dehydratase produces the protein MEAMGLSADFWRGKRVLVTGHTGFKGSWLTLWLQSLGAQVSGFSLEPSTEPSLFELARVHEGINDQRGDLRDLGALLEIIADTEPEIVLHLAAQPLVREGYRDPLGTYSSNVMGTLNLLEAIRQVGCVRACVLVTTDKVYANKEWLWPYREDEALGGHDPYSSSKACCELLAQSYAASFFPADKYAEHGLALATARAGNVLGGGDFAPERLIPDVLKAWTADEPVTLRYPQAVRPWQHALEPLAGYLQLAAGLYEQGPEYAGAWNFGPGEADMCSVGEVVELLASRWPQARGLRIEKSELHEAGLLRLDSSRARQVLGWQPRWTLQECLTQTLDWHLAWQNGDDMRNVTLGQLNLYRGAL, from the coding sequence ATGGAAGCAATGGGCCTGAGTGCGGATTTCTGGCGCGGCAAACGCGTTCTCGTCACCGGACATACCGGTTTCAAAGGCAGTTGGCTGACGCTGTGGCTGCAAAGCCTCGGCGCGCAAGTCAGCGGTTTTTCCCTTGAACCTTCGACCGAGCCGAGCCTGTTTGAATTGGCGCGCGTGCATGAAGGCATCAACGATCAGCGCGGTGACTTGCGTGATCTCGGCGCCTTGCTGGAAATAATCGCTGACACCGAGCCGGAGATCGTGCTGCACCTGGCTGCTCAGCCGCTGGTGCGCGAAGGCTATCGTGATCCGCTCGGTACCTATTCCAGCAACGTCATGGGCACGTTGAACCTGCTCGAAGCGATTCGTCAGGTCGGCTGCGTGCGCGCCTGTGTGCTGGTCACCACCGACAAGGTCTACGCCAACAAGGAATGGCTGTGGCCGTACCGCGAAGACGAAGCCCTTGGTGGCCACGATCCTTACAGCAGCAGCAAGGCTTGCTGTGAATTGCTCGCCCAGTCTTATGCCGCGTCGTTCTTCCCGGCCGACAAGTACGCTGAACACGGTCTGGCTCTGGCCACGGCGCGTGCCGGCAACGTCTTGGGCGGCGGCGATTTTGCCCCTGAGCGACTGATTCCCGACGTACTCAAAGCGTGGACGGCAGACGAGCCGGTGACCTTGCGCTACCCGCAAGCCGTGCGCCCGTGGCAACACGCGCTGGAACCGCTGGCCGGTTACCTGCAACTGGCCGCCGGCCTCTACGAACAAGGGCCGGAATACGCCGGGGCGTGGAACTTCGGCCCGGGCGAGGCGGACATGTGCAGCGTTGGCGAAGTCGTCGAATTGCTCGCCAGTCGCTGGCCGCAGGCGCGCGGTTTGCGCATCGAAAAAAGCGAACTGCACGAGGCGGGCCTGCTGCGTCTGGACAGCAGCCGCGCCCGCCAGGTACTCGGCTGGCAGCCGCGCTGGACCTTGCAGGAGTGCCTGACCCAGACCCTCGATTGGCACCTGGCCTGGCAGAACGGCGATGACATGCGCAACGTCACCCTCGGCCAACTGAACCTGTACCGAGGCGCGCTGTGA
- the rfbC gene encoding dTDP-4-dehydrorhamnose 3,5-epimerase, whose translation MSEFSLKALPLAGLFSVQHKRFEDQRGHFARLFCEGSLSAFGSEFHIRQINHSCTREKGSVRGLHYQNGNAPEAKLITCLRGEVWDVAVDLRPDSETFLHWHAEHLKAGDGRSLLIPAGFAHGFQTLSEDAELLYLHSADYAPEHEGGLSVNDPRLAIAWPLPVNNLSARDSSHPALDQHFAGVRL comes from the coding sequence GTGAGCGAGTTTTCCCTGAAGGCGTTGCCGCTGGCCGGCCTGTTCAGCGTTCAGCACAAACGCTTCGAAGATCAACGCGGGCACTTCGCCCGGCTGTTCTGCGAAGGCAGCTTGAGTGCGTTCGGCAGTGAATTCCATATCCGTCAGATCAACCATTCCTGCACTCGCGAGAAGGGCAGTGTGCGCGGTCTGCATTATCAGAATGGCAACGCCCCGGAAGCCAAACTGATCACCTGCCTGCGCGGTGAAGTGTGGGACGTGGCGGTGGATCTGCGTCCCGACTCGGAAACGTTTCTGCACTGGCACGCCGAGCACTTGAAGGCCGGCGATGGTCGCAGTCTGCTGATTCCGGCCGGCTTCGCCCACGGTTTCCAGACCCTCAGCGAAGATGCCGAATTGCTCTACTTGCACAGTGCCGATTACGCGCCGGAGCACGAGGGCGGTCTGTCGGTGAACGATCCACGGCTGGCGATTGCCTGGCCGTTGCCTGTCAATAATTTGTCAGCGCGTGATTCCAGCCATCCCGCGCTCGATCAACACTTTGCTGGAGTGCGTCTATGA